GCGCCGGATCAGGGAAGCTTCAGGGCGCTAAACCAGCCCGTCCAGCTGTCCCCTATCACGCGTGGCCGCCGGGCAGCAAGCCAGGGGACCTCCATGCCCTAGCCGTGCGGGTTTTAGTGGTCGAAAGCCTCACCAACACAAACCAACACCATGAAGAAACTAGCTGTGCAGATACTGAAGAGAATCACGGGCCCATTTCAGCCTGCATACGCCAACATCTCGGCAACTCCCCCAAAAAGCCTAATCGTGAAAAAAACCAGACGAAGGAACAAACACCAAATGAACAGTGGGGGGCACTGCATGGAAACCCGCTTTAGGTTTTGATCTATTTGAATTGAATTTTCTTTTCCGGTTGGACTTTCGGACAACTCCCCCATAGCTCCACTCTACATTGGAAGTCGGGTATCCTCGACTGCTCCTTTCAGGGGAAGCTCCCAAACTTCAGAATTCCCTTTCTACCCTTCTCCCCTTCCCTCCAGGCAATCTGCTGCCGgttagtacgagtatgtaatCATCAAATGTCCCCCATAGAAGCTTCTGATTCGCTTCTGGGCTGCTCAACCTTGTAGCTTTCTATGCAGTCCATTCGCCTATATCCCTGCCTTGCATACGTGGCAGGCTTGCTCTTCGTGTTGGCTGCGAGGTCTCTATAACACCGTAGTCGTTTGCTttcctcatctcttccatcttgtttTTTGGCCGCATCATTTGGAAATACGAGCTATAGCTGCGAGTTCTCCTGAAAGCTCCATGTACCAATTCATGGCAAATAACTGCCAGGGCAGCATGAGTCCAGTCTAAGGTTTCATCTTGCCTGAGGTCTCGTATGTTTACTGTTTGCCCTTTTCGGCCTTTTTAATAGGAGATTAGATTTTCTGAAGTTGAATGCCGATGGCGGGTGTCCTCGTATCGAGACCGTGACTTGGCATACCGAATCCTAGATGTCTTAAAAGATAGTATCGACACTCAAACCCCTGTCTGGTCCTACTATTAAGTATCATGTACATCCAGTTATCgccatggaggagattcTAGTAGCTTAGCACATCGTATAAtcatttcatcttcttgagGAATTCCCTCATCCCAATCCTCGCTGTCTGCGTCGTCTTCCCATCAACCTTGACACTCCTCACACGCACCCAGCCCCCATGTGTCGTCTGTACGTAAAATGCATCACGTTCATCATCGATTCTGACGGCCCTCTGAATATCCTTTCCTTCGTTCCCTGTTTCAAACCGAAATAGTActtcctcatctcttccCGTCACTTCATGCTCAGAAACACTCTCCGCATCCAGGAAAAGCACTCGCTTAAATTTGCCTTTGTTGTTTCTTACCTGTGTCCACACCGTATTGAAGGTGTTGACAAAACGCTCAAAATGGGATGGGGTCCAGTCAGGCCAACTAATCTGTGATTCGCCTTTGCCCACTTTCGGTGCGTGAACTAGTTCCTCGTCTTTGAGCTGCTCGGCCATCCACCCTGCGTCCGTATATGGTGGCACATGCAGTCCGTCTCGTAGTCCCTGGACGAGCATCTCTGCGCCTACCTTGGCAAGGGCTTCTGTAAGACTCTGGAGCGTAGCACTGGCTGGTATCGGTAAGCCAGGGGGTGGTGTCTGAGCGAGAACGGTGCCATGGTCAAAGACCCTTGGGTCCAACGTCTGAAGTGATACACCAGTGTACTTATCGCCACGCATCATGGCGTGATGAATTGGAGCTGGGCCACGTAGACTGTATCACTCCGTTAACTCAATGCAATTCAACTCGGCACCATGACATAGGGCTTCAATGGTGAGGCTTACTGTGGTAATAGTGATGGATGCACGTTCAATCCTCCATATTTTGTCGAATTCAATACCCGCGGTGGAACAAACAATCCAAATGAAACAACGACAATTAAGTTGGTCCCTTCCGGCGTCTATTATCCATTCAGCCTTTgcccaggaagaagaaattttCCAAACGAGAATGGTCATGAACGGAGGTGTAGATTGTCTACGGATGCGTAAGGGATTAGGACCATAGAGGTAGAACTTACCTTCCAGCCTCTAAATGTCTCTCGTTGATGTATCCTTAACCCTAAATGTTCCGCAACAGATTTACATGGCACTATCTTCTGTTATACCATCTTGAATCGTCGATGAGAAACCACTATGCTTACCCTCACTGATGTCTTTAAATCCTCTCCCAGTTCGCCTCGGAGGCAAAACCATGACATCCAGAGACTCAATAAGCTGTGTGTTCCTTTCATGCTCACGATGCAGTGCACGTAAAGATTCGCAGCTAAATGCATCTGAGCCACAAAACAATATTCGGAGCGGGTCTGAGGTCCTCGGTGTGATTTCAGATGAGAAACATCGTCGTTGAGCGACCGCGACTCTCAGCTTTGGGGCGGAGATTAGGCGGGAAAAAGGTCGTATCATTATTGTAATTATTATGATATCATTTCACATAGACATAtaatgagaagaaaaaagcattCAACTGGAACAGGACTTTTCTGTGAGCCAATGCCGAGATGAACGTTGCTGTTTCTGCGGTTGCAGGGTATGGCGATATTTCGCAGAACCTCAATTGGCCACTCACTCGCGCTTGGTGCAAATTCGGCTTATATGCATCAACATCCATAAAATATAAAACCAACATCATGAGCTCCGTCACATAAAATAGGTATGTTTCGTAAGATAAGATAATATTTCTCAAGTCATCTCTACGCTCCATTCGCAGGCAACATTCCAAATACTCCCTTCCAACTCAACATCCCACACAGGCGGCTCAATCAGCACCACGCtccccatcttcacctcCGCCCTCTTACCCAGACCAGTCAGCTTTCCCTCGCCGGCCAGAATCCATCTCTTAGATGCCTCTGTCAAAGGATCGCGGCCTTCTACAAGATACATTCGTCTCCCCGACCTGATCTGGTCCACGTGAAGCTTCATCACTGATTCGACCCTCCCACTGTTCTCATCCCACCCCTTGACTTCCGAAAGCCATCCTTGGAGCTGAGCTGCCATACCTCCAGAGACGTATCTTGACCCTCTTCGCTGTGGTGAAAATGCCGCTGGGAGGCCATTGAACGTAGTCTCAGCGTCAAGAGGCTTGAATCGGGGCGCCTGTTGAAAAATAGGTTGCTGAAGGGCCTTGGAATTCCGCATGATTATGGGCGACCCCTCCCCACTATCCATACTCATCACCGAGGCTCCATCTTCAGTATCAAAGGCAGTCTCCTCGTGAGGCGCATGGTCAGAACCGATCAGAGGCGTCGGAGATATCGACATCTTCCGACGCTTCGCTTCTCTGCCAACCACAGTGTCTTGTGAGCCCTCACTTGGGCTTTCTGACTCAATATGAAATCTTCGGTGAGACTTCGGTCTTGAATCCACCACATCAGACGACGGCTCCTCCTGCGATGGTATGCCGGCATCTGACTCAATATCAAGCACACTCTTGCGTGAAGCAGCTTGTCTCATCTCCGTAGCCCCTCTCTCATCGCCTGACAGACTCGACTCAGATATaacttcctcttcctctccatcttcagaCTCCTCAATGTCGAGCTCATTGCCTTGCGTTGGTCTAGGAGCCGAAGAGGAGCCAAAGCGCGGAGTGGATTGAAATTGCGGAGGAGCACCTGGCTTTTGCGACGACGACTGCGTCGACCGCCTGGGCAGTAAAAACCGCCGTGGTGCAGGTGTCTGTCAAATCAGCAATGATTCTCAACACAATCTGAGGGTAGATAAAAGCTCACACTGGAAAACGGATTCATGGTTGGTTGGACAAGTTCATCGCCTTCCACTGCCGCTCGCCTCACCCCGATGGTGCAACAAGAGCTCTACGAGAGACGAAATGCCAGGTCATTACTAAAAATGTCTCCCTATTCGGTAAATAATTGATTTCGCTTGATGTGAAGCTTGGCCATGATATATTTGTAAGAggatggaaagaagaagtgCGAGCTCAGTCACTCAATTGTTGAGATACGGCATATGCATCTAGCGGTAACGGCCGTGGGGCACCGAATAATCCGGCTTTTACCCCACAAGAATCAAGCATCTTACAGTTGACATCAGTATATTGGGGAAAGACAACAAAAGTCAGGCACACGGTCAATTCACACGTAAAGGGTCACTCTGTCATTTGAGCACTTGAatttttatttcatttttaATGCAATGAATTCTTATAAAACATTATACGTACGAGCAGCGACGTCAACACTGCTTCTATCTCATCACGCCTCATGCCTTTAATACAGAAACAATGCAGAAAGAGACAATGCAATCTTCTAAGATGTGAACTCCTTCGTTTGGTGTTCCTTACACACATGGCAAAAAGACAATTCTTCTCGCCATACTGTCATGCAAATAGGTAGAACAAAGCGGTTAAAAAACAACCAGCCCGAAATCCGGTGCCATCATAAACTAAAACGCCGGGCTGTACGCATCTCGCCTATTTCCCTCATACCGTGATGAATATTTGCGTGTGTCAACAATCATAGTACATCCTCCCTCCAGTTCAAAGGGTCCACAAGTAAGTGGATGAGTCGACACAGCCATAGCCGTCGTCGTTGAATAATAAATGTAAAAATGGGTATCCTAAAATAAAGGACAATAAtagggaaagaagaagatgaagtgaaGTGGGAAAAAGAGGTGGCGGAACCCGTGAGAGTGAGAAGCCGCCACGGATTCATAGCTCCTTAGCCGTAGAAGAGCTCGAAGCCAGTCTTGTGGTCCTTCTTGGTGGGCGTTGTATCTTTGACTGGATGGAGCAAAATGGATGGCAGGCATGGTCGTCCGTGTTCCTGCTCCCATTCCTCGCCTCCAATGCCCGTGTCAACCCAACCCATCCAGTTGTTGTACATCCGGTTCGGTGGCTCTGCTCGATAGTACCAAGAGTTGCCCTGGAATCGTCGCTCTCTACCCCAGCCCATAGGGCTTCCATACCCGCCAGACTCGCCCTTGGGACCAGGGTTGAACCATTGGTTGAGGAATTTGCCGTTCCAATCTCGGTCCGTAAATATGGGATGCGGGGCGTAAACAGCCTTGAAGCCGTGGATCAGGGCCAAGGTCTGGGGGGTCATCTCGGAGGCAACGTGGTTTCCACGCAGGTTCTCAATGTGCATGATGTCTATAAGACGCTTCGACAGACGGGAGTGGGTGACGATGGTGGTGCGACGCGGAAGATCACGGGCCCTGTGCTCTTTATCTGAATAACCCCAGACATTATCGGCAATAATCCAGTTACTGTGGACAGGGTTGAAGATCGGACCGAGGGCGATGAAGTCTGCCTCTTCGCCGACACCCCACGAATAGTTATCTTCCTCGGGCGTTTTAACGGGAGGCTTGGGGCCAACTGGCTTGATAAATGGCAGGTCGGGGGCACCCCAAACAGTATCGCCAGCATAAGTCTCCTCGACGTCCTTGCGGAAGGTCGTATCATAGTCGCCGTGATATTCAGGGATGTACCACCGCTCACTCCGTTCCCAGGAGCCTCGACGCGGCTGCTTGGCGGCAAATTTCGCAATGTTATCAAGCATATCGTAATGGTGGCCGGTGAACCGGAAATCCATCTCCCAGTTCCAGATATAGTCGAATTCGGGGTGGTCGGCGCTGAATTTCTGGACGCAGAGCCATTGCGCCGTGTGAACCGTTCGTGCCTTTTCATCGAGTTTGGTGTAGATATCCCAGACCTGCTTGTCATTCCACAAAACGGTGATACCATGGAACTCGGGAGGGATATGCTTCTGCAAAACGCTTTGGTATACTTCGGGGTCATCGAAAATATTGAGCTTGTTATCCTTGACTTGAACGAGGAGGACAACTTCGATTTCACCACCAGACTTGAGCGAAAGCTCGCTAATCATAGCGCGAATCGTCTCCTTGTCATTTTTGGAGTAAACCTTGCCCGTGTAAGATCGCAGCAGAATAACGGatcgtttttcttttacaatcttggcctcatcctctccgCCAGAAGAGTCAAACGGCGACCGCCCCTTGATCTTGACCGTCTTGTCGTCCTCCCTGGGAGGTTGAACTGGTGACTCTTTATCCTTTTGAGCAGTGGCAGCCTTGTCATCGGCGTCTTTGGGAGCCTCGTTTTTGGGAGTTTCAGGCTTAGCAAGCTCAGGGTAAACATCCAAATACGGGTTCTTCTTATCTCTGTTCAAATCGAATCTTGCAGCATTTGCCTCCAAGCATCGTTTTTGCAGATCGCCCCAATTGACATTATCCCAGTCGATAACTTCGACTTTGTCAGCCGccttctttgtttgttcgAGTAGACCATAGGGGCCAAGTCGCGTATCTCTCTCCCAGCACAAGTTGGGATCCATGTTGAACAAAGAATAGCTTCCAAAGTTGGGCTCAGGGAAATTGTGAGGACGACCCTTGAAGACTAGCAGGTCTTCGACAGGCTCTCCGGTTGGACCCTTGCAGGGAACGTGAGCGGCGTGTCGTTGCTTTTTCCATTCGTCACTATTGTACTTTGGGTACGGGTTGAAGCGAACGGGCTTATCGACGCTGAAGCCAACGTCCGCTTGGGGGTCTTCTCTGAGCTTTTGTCGCATTGCATCCGTGCGATTCTCCTTGTAATCGAGAGTCGAGAGAGTATTACCATAGATTTTGCCGGAAGATTCGAGGCTATATATCAATTAGCATCGGCTTCGCATGCcagaaaagatgaaggcAGCTATAACTCACTTGGCTGTGGTGCTGTATGCGTATCTCCACATTTTCCTCATATCTTTTTCATGCTGGAGTCTGCTGATGGTGCCCGCATCTCTTCCCTTGCCGTCAGTTTCATAGCCTGGGGCTACGTCGTCATAATTTTCCTTGTCGCCTTTGTCCTTCCATTGCCTCAACTCTTCGATGGTCAAGTCCCAAGCATCTAGCAtttcaatctccttgttATAGGTCTCGATATCCATGTTGAGTggcttttcttgttccttGTCGGCCTCTGAAGCATGGTTCTCATTTTCTTTGGGAGGATCGTTCTTGGGAGCATCTTCCTTGTTAGAGTCGTCTTGAGGCTTCTCTTCTAAAGACGGCTTGCCGTTTTGAATTGAgccatcgtcctcatccttggCGGGCTGATCGTTGCCGCCACCTTCGTCTTTGGCGGGCGCATCGTTGTTCTTgtcatcttggccaccatctttgtctttggaaGGTGTAGTCTCGCTATTGGTATCTGAAGGCGCTTTGGGGGGGACTTCGGGTGCTTTAGGAGGTATCGGAGGAGACTGAGGCGACTGAGGTGCAGGAGTAGTAGGCTGGTTGCCCTGGGTGTCTGCAGGAAGGTAGGGCACAATGTTGAAACGAGGGCTCGGGCCGCTAAAGAGCAAGTAATAGGACGTAATGGATGCGAgggcgatgaggaggatgatcCTCAGCCTAGGTCGGCGCGAGGGACTCAACATCTTGTCAATCCCCTCGAAGCGATGCTTTCgtatgaaaagaaaatcccaACGCGATGCGATAGACAGTCGTTAATTCTAGCTGGAACAGCTGAGCGTTGCGAGATATACAACTTGATTGCAGGCTACCAGAGCTCTCTCAAGTTTGCATGTTGCGAAATCGCACAGAATGGCCGTTGTTTGCCAAAGTTTGCGACGGATGACGCAGCTCGTGTTGGGTAGCCTTGCCGAGTCTCTTCCGGCAGTAACCAATTGAATCCCGTGTGTAGGAGAAATCGGACAAGGTGCGCGCCTGGTTGCTCGATCGTAggaatgggaatgggagGCTCTTTGTTGAAGTCTCACCGTCGCGGGGCGTAAAGGTACAGAGGTTTGAAAAGAGGGACTAAGGGGCTAGGAAAATGCGGTAAaagggatgaagaagaagaagaagacgtcTGATCCGTCCCAGCCTCTAAAGGAATTGTCGTGTAGAGGGAGTGGACGAAGGCTATCGCGTGCAACttggaaaaagagaggaaagggtTGGATGGTGGCACAGGCGAGCGAAGGAAAGAATCGGGGGATAATCAGTACAAACTGGCGAGATGAGTGTCGTGCTACTGGAAATAGCGGAACCTTGGAAGCATTGCGCGAGGGAGTGGCCTGTAACACCAGGAACTAATGCGCTGTACTGTCCGTCTCCCAGTTGGCACTAACCGCAACTTCAATCGCCTCGATGCAATCTCGACCTGCAATTGACGCCAAATCCTGCCCATCAATTTTACACAAGTGGCCGCCCGCATGAGCGACATTTCTAGCGGGGGGTCTCCAAAATTACAGCGGGGTTGGCTTAGGGGGCTGGCCAACGAGGGCTGATGTTTGCCACTGTACTCAGATTGATTCAGCCCTTGGGCACCACAGGTGGTGTTGCAGACAAATTCATGCTGTCGATCAGAGCGAGAATTTCTGAGGATTACGCGTATGGAGCTGGCTGGATAGGTGCTGGAGGTGTTAGTCCAGCACAGTACAGAGGATGGCTGCACGAGTATCTCAGACATTGAGGCTCAGGAGATTTGCGCATCGGCATACTTGACTTAGTACGAGTAGCTATTTGGTCTACAGATCGAAGCTTCTCAAACATCCGGCTATTGGTGCCGACCTAGCATCCGATCTCAATCTCGAACATCAATCCCATCTGTCTGTTTGCGTAAGACGTCGGCACGTCTCCTCCGACTCTCAAACGCAAGCTTTCTGTCAAATGCTCCATTCCCGTGGGTCAAAGTGGCTCCCTCCGGCCCAGGGGCAATTTCGTCACCCACAGCTCCGTGTCCACAGCGGTTCCTCATAAGTATCAAAGGGAGGGCCATCTCCTGAAGATCagttttaaaaaagaaaaaaacaagtcAGTTTTGCAAAGGACATGCCGATGAGC
This genomic stretch from Trichoderma breve strain T069 chromosome 1, whole genome shotgun sequence harbors:
- a CDS encoding formyl transferase domain-containing protein, yielding MVLPPRRTGRGFKDISEVPCKSVAEHLGLRIHQRETFRGWKTPEGTNLIVVVSFGLFVPPRVLNSTKYGGLNVHPSLLPHLRGPAPIHHAMMRGDKYTGVSLQTLDPRVFDHGTVLAQTPPPGLPIPASATLQSLTEALAKVGAEMLVQGLRDGLHVPPYTDAGWMAEQLKDEELVHAPKVGKGESQISWPDWTPSHFERFVNTFNTVWTQVRNNKGKFKRVLFLDAESVSEHEVTGRDEEVLFRFETGNEGKDIQRAVRIDDERDAFYVQTTHGGWVRVRSVKVDGKTTQTARIGMREFLKKMK